From Verrucomicrobia bacterium S94, the proteins below share one genomic window:
- a CDS encoding (4Fe-4S)-binding protein has product MKIAVASGKGGTGKTTLSCAMAFAVQEEVTLLDCDVEEPNSHFFIRPEIESREQVCRPVPAVDSAVCTGCGECARVCRFNAVVSVGKKTLVFNELCHSCGACIRICPTGALKEIEEPIGQIETGRRDHVRFVSGRLDVGQAMSPPLIRKTLEHASPDGLTIVDCPPGTSCPYVTAVKACDAAILVTEPTPFGLHDLKLAVETIRDLGVPFGVAVNRVTDEAHPIRTYCEAEGIPLLVEVPEDRRAAEAYSRGESINSVMPGLNETLRAVPEKLKAML; this is encoded by the coding sequence ATGAAAATTGCCGTGGCATCCGGAAAAGGCGGAACGGGTAAAACGACCCTCTCCTGTGCAATGGCGTTTGCCGTGCAGGAGGAGGTCACGCTCCTCGACTGCGATGTGGAGGAGCCGAACAGTCATTTTTTTATCCGTCCGGAAATTGAAAGCCGGGAACAGGTCTGCCGACCTGTACCGGCTGTTGATTCAGCGGTGTGTACCGGGTGCGGTGAATGTGCACGGGTATGCCGGTTCAATGCGGTGGTGAGCGTAGGCAAAAAGACGCTGGTTTTTAATGAGCTCTGTCACAGTTGCGGGGCCTGTATCCGGATCTGTCCGACCGGAGCGCTTAAAGAAATAGAAGAGCCGATCGGGCAGATTGAAACCGGCCGGCGGGATCATGTCCGTTTTGTTTCGGGTCGGCTCGATGTGGGGCAGGCGATGTCGCCGCCGCTCATCCGTAAAACGCTGGAGCACGCTTCGCCGGATGGCCTTACGATTGTGGACTGTCCGCCGGGGACATCCTGTCCGTATGTAACGGCGGTGAAGGCGTGTGATGCCGCGATATTGGTAACCGAGCCGACGCCGTTCGGTCTGCACGATCTGAAGCTGGCGGTGGAAACTATTCGCGATCTGGGGGTTCCATTCGGAGTGGCCGTAAACCGGGTGACTGACGAAGCGCATCCGATTCGCACGTATTGTGAGGCTGAGGGGATTCCGCTGCTGGTCGAGGTTCCGGAAGACCGCCGTGCGGCCGAGGCCTATTCCCGTGGCGAATCCATCAATTCGGTGATGCCCGGACTGAATGAAACACTGCGGGCTGTTCCTGAAAAATTAAAGGCGATGTTATGA
- a CDS encoding ATP-binding protein, protein MSECAAKPPHNPEEERRKINDRMARVKHKICVLSGKGGVGKSTVAVNLAVALAEAGRRVGLLDVDIHGPSVPTMLGIGPLLLTGTDEAIQPVYAGSLKVMSVGFLCEDADNPFIWRGPMKMGVIRQFLGDVEWGELDYLIVDCPPGTGDEPLSICQLIEEPSGAVIVTTPQQVAAVDVRKSLRFCEKLSMPVLGIVENMSGFTCPKCGEVVDIFLSGGGESMAADFGVPFLGKIPIDPAVGRACDSGRPFIQSHAASETARLLNDIIEPLLKLEQHCTADRVENGRVKKLSGKNEL, encoded by the coding sequence ATGAGTGAATGCGCTGCGAAACCTCCGCATAATCCGGAAGAAGAACGCCGGAAAATCAATGACCGTATGGCGCGGGTGAAGCATAAAATCTGCGTGTTGTCCGGCAAAGGCGGTGTCGGGAAAAGTACCGTGGCGGTAAATCTGGCGGTTGCGCTGGCGGAAGCCGGCCGGCGTGTCGGTCTGCTGGATGTTGATATTCATGGTCCCAGTGTTCCGACGATGCTCGGGATCGGTCCGCTTCTGCTGACGGGGACCGACGAAGCGATTCAGCCGGTTTATGCCGGAAGCCTGAAGGTGATGTCGGTGGGTTTTCTGTGTGAAGATGCCGATAATCCGTTTATCTGGCGCGGTCCCATGAAAATGGGGGTTATCCGGCAGTTTCTCGGCGATGTTGAATGGGGTGAGCTGGATTATCTGATTGTCGACTGTCCGCCCGGTACGGGCGATGAACCGTTGTCGATCTGTCAGCTGATTGAGGAGCCGTCCGGCGCGGTGATTGTGACAACGCCGCAGCAGGTGGCCGCAGTGGATGTGCGGAAATCGCTGCGCTTCTGTGAAAAACTGTCTATGCCGGTACTGGGTATTGTGGAGAATATGAGCGGTTTCACCTGCCCGAAATGCGGTGAAGTGGTGGATATTTTTCTTTCCGGCGGTGGCGAATCCATGGCGGCGGATTTCGGGGTACCTTTTCTTGGAAAAATTCCGATTGATCCGGCGGTTGGCAGAGCGTGCGATTCGGGCCGGCCCTTTATTCAGAGTCATGCCGCTTCCGAAACCGCGCGGCTGCTTAATGACATTATCGAACCTCTTCTGAAGCTCGAACAGCACTGTACCGCGGACAGGGTGGAAAACGGCCGGGTTAAGAAGCTTTCGGGAAAAAATGAATTATAA
- a CDS encoding ATPase, producing the protein MKIAIPTAEGKLCMHFGHCEVFTLLDVDPEKKTITASTELVPPPHEPGVLPAWLAEQGATAIIAGGMGSRAQQLFAQNNIETIVGAPSGEPRAVAEAWLGGELVPGSNACDH; encoded by the coding sequence ATGAAAATTGCAATACCTACTGCAGAAGGAAAACTGTGTATGCACTTCGGACACTGCGAAGTGTTCACTCTGCTGGATGTTGATCCGGAGAAAAAGACGATTACGGCCAGCACCGAACTGGTGCCGCCGCCACATGAGCCGGGGGTTCTGCCGGCCTGGCTGGCTGAGCAGGGAGCCACGGCGATTATTGCCGGGGGTATGGGATCGCGAGCGCAGCAGCTGTTTGCCCAGAATAATATCGAAACCATCGTGGGGGCGCCGTCCGGGGAGCCCCGGGCCGTTGCAGAAGCATGGCTGGGGGGCGAACTGGTTCCCGGAAGCAATGCGTGTGATCATTAA
- a CDS encoding dinitrogenase iron-molybdenum cofactor biosynthesis protein, translating to MKIAISTSGENLSAPVDTRFGRAPRFLIYDTETGTFSLKENKQNLNAAQGAGIQSAACVCEEQVDAVITGNCGPKAFAVLDAAGVKVFTCENTVVSKAVEQLRKGELQPAEEANVEGHWV from the coding sequence ATGAAGATTGCCATCAGTACATCCGGCGAAAATCTCAGCGCGCCCGTGGATACCCGTTTCGGGCGCGCGCCGCGTTTCCTGATTTACGATACAGAAACAGGAACGTTTTCGCTGAAGGAGAATAAGCAGAACCTGAATGCTGCACAGGGGGCGGGTATTCAGTCCGCCGCCTGTGTATGTGAAGAGCAGGTTGATGCAGTGATTACCGGAAACTGCGGGCCTAAAGCGTTTGCCGTGCTTGATGCGGCAGGGGTTAAGGTCTTTACGTGCGAAAACACGGTGGTATCGAAGGCGGTTGAGCAGTTGCGGAAAGGTGAATTGCAACCGGCGGAGGAAGCTAACGTGGAAGGCCATTGGGTATAA
- a CDS encoding CBS domain-containing protein, whose protein sequence is MPPYVRPSLNPTIPHLFIQSCLESKRMPGIELGVLAILGICVAGGVIGAFIFQKLKVPQVVGYIVVGVLIGDTGIGLLHPSDIEALTPFNNFALGLIGFLVGGELSAGIFKKYGRQFTTILIGEGVAAFVLVCAVSTLILYFVCHNWVTALAAGIVFGAIASATDPASTIDVLWEYRSAGVLTTAIVAIVALDDALAMTLYGLGTSVATILVQGSDHSIGLTLLHTFIELGGAILLGIICGFVLDYVMSYLPQSEKRLGISIGLILVCIGLAVAFKMDLILATMAVGIVLINKAPNRSKKLFETVRSFATPIYIIFFVLVGARLSLNNMPIWVWGLVAAYVVMRSFGKWIGAYWGGRISNAEKPVQNYLGMAIFAQGGVAVGLSIVASQNMRHIEILDGMNLGDMIIFTVTATTLCVQLIGPVFTRMAVKKAGEIGCNVTEEDVMAEMKVNDVVDKGIVPLHEGTPLETVIQHFADQDTFVYPVVSSEGTIIGVLTFENLKELLNERDTWQWLVVGDVMQPARHKLLSTMSLAEALKEMSNNQVESLPVIDSQASGKLLGVLDIRAARRSINAELVKRRTVTG, encoded by the coding sequence ATGCCGCCGTACGTAAGGCCATCATTGAATCCGACGATCCCGCATTTATTCATTCAAAGTTGTTTGGAGAGTAAACGCATGCCCGGTATCGAATTAGGCGTTCTTGCCATCCTCGGAATCTGTGTCGCCGGCGGGGTGATCGGCGCATTTATTTTCCAGAAGCTGAAAGTTCCGCAGGTGGTCGGCTATATTGTGGTCGGAGTGCTGATTGGTGATACCGGAATCGGACTGCTGCATCCGAGTGATATTGAAGCCTTAACCCCTTTCAACAACTTTGCGCTCGGGTTGATCGGGTTTCTGGTCGGCGGCGAGCTCAGTGCCGGTATTTTCAAGAAATACGGCAGACAGTTCACGACGATTCTGATTGGTGAAGGCGTTGCGGCCTTTGTGCTGGTGTGTGCGGTTTCCACGCTGATTCTCTATTTTGTCTGCCATAACTGGGTGACTGCACTGGCCGCCGGAATTGTTTTCGGGGCGATTGCTTCGGCCACCGATCCGGCATCGACCATTGATGTGCTCTGGGAATACCGCTCGGCCGGGGTGCTGACGACGGCGATTGTGGCGATTGTGGCGCTGGACGATGCGCTGGCTATGACGCTCTACGGGCTCGGTACATCCGTTGCAACCATTCTGGTTCAGGGCAGTGATCATTCCATCGGGTTGACACTGCTGCATACGTTTATTGAACTCGGCGGCGCCATTCTGCTGGGGATCATCTGCGGATTTGTGCTCGATTATGTGATGAGTTATCTGCCTCAGAGCGAAAAACGTCTGGGGATTTCCATCGGCCTGATCCTGGTGTGCATCGGTCTGGCGGTGGCCTTCAAGATGGACCTGATTCTGGCGACCATGGCCGTTGGTATTGTGCTGATCAACAAAGCGCCGAACCGTTCCAAGAAGCTGTTTGAAACCGTTCGTTCATTTGCGACACCGATTTACATCATTTTCTTCGTGCTGGTCGGGGCCCGTCTTTCGCTCAACAACATGCCGATATGGGTATGGGGGCTGGTGGCGGCCTATGTGGTGATGCGCAGTTTCGGAAAGTGGATTGGCGCGTATTGGGGCGGGCGCATTTCAAACGCTGAAAAACCGGTACAGAACTACCTCGGTATGGCGATTTTTGCGCAGGGCGGGGTGGCTGTCGGTCTTTCCATTGTGGCCAGTCAGAACATGCGCCACATCGAAATTCTGGACGGGATGAACCTGGGCGATATGATCATTTTCACGGTCACGGCTACCACGTTGTGCGTGCAGCTGATCGGTCCGGTGTTTACACGCATGGCGGTAAAAAAAGCCGGAGAAATCGGCTGCAATGTGACCGAAGAAGATGTCATGGCGGAAATGAAAGTGAATGATGTCGTTGATAAAGGCATCGTTCCACTGCACGAAGGCACTCCGCTTGAGACTGTGATCCAGCACTTTGCCGATCAGGACACCTTTGTATATCCGGTCGTTTCCAGCGAGGGAACAATTATCGGCGTGCTGACGTTTGAAAACCTGAAGGAACTGCTCAATGAGCGTGATACCTGGCAGTGGCTGGTAGTGGGCGATGTGATGCAGCCGGCCCGCCATAAACTGCTCTCAACCATGAGTCTGGCTGAAGCACTCAAGGAAATGAGTAACAATCAGGTGGAGTCGCTTCCCGTTATCGACAGTCAGGCATCGGGCAAACTGCTCGGTGTGCTCGATATCCGTGCCGCGCGCCGCAGCATTAATGCCGAGCTGGTTAAACGCCGGACGGTTACAGGATAA
- a CDS encoding MBL fold metallo-hydrolase gives MLRSMPGHWSRVPMALPPGQYAKSGKPFKNSFSLRSVVMSPRKPPTGTLQSESFFWNGQSGGTFRGLRILVDNTAAEGLMVEHGFSVQIDAGGKKILMDTGQGHALEQNAEACGFELADADIFVLSHGHYDHTGAVDVVLGENPEIQVYGHPKIFSERFSIYPGRDPKEISMPAEQRLLVANLTDSHLHWVREPMEIAPGVGLTGPIPRSHTLEDTGGPFFCDREGLRPDPIRDDMAMWIETPDGLLVVCGCCHSGLINTLDYIRDTTGGKPVLGIIGGLHLKSATEERLAATVGALREFAPAFMVPCHCTGEAAVNCFRDHLDAEIISGFAGFNMRWRKNDE, from the coding sequence ATGCTCAGGTCAATGCCCGGGCACTGGTCGAGAGTTCCGATGGCGCTGCCGCCCGGGCAGTACGCGAAATCTGGGAAACCATTCAAAAACAGCTTTTCGCTGAGGAGTGTTGTCATGTCACCTCGTAAACCTCCAACGGGCACACTCCAAAGCGAATCTTTTTTCTGGAACGGGCAATCGGGCGGTACATTCCGGGGGCTTCGGATTCTGGTCGATAATACAGCGGCGGAGGGGCTGATGGTCGAGCATGGCTTTTCGGTGCAGATTGACGCGGGCGGTAAAAAAATTCTGATGGATACGGGACAGGGCCATGCGCTGGAGCAGAATGCGGAGGCATGCGGATTCGAGCTGGCGGATGCGGATATTTTTGTGCTGAGTCACGGTCATTATGACCATACGGGTGCAGTTGATGTGGTACTTGGGGAAAATCCTGAGATTCAGGTGTATGGCCATCCGAAAATTTTCAGTGAACGTTTCAGTATTTATCCGGGGCGGGATCCGAAAGAGATTTCCATGCCTGCGGAACAGCGGCTGCTGGTGGCGAATCTGACGGATTCGCATCTGCACTGGGTCCGGGAACCGATGGAAATTGCGCCCGGAGTTGGATTGACCGGTCCGATTCCACGTTCCCATACACTGGAGGATACGGGCGGGCCTTTTTTCTGTGATCGGGAAGGGCTGCGGCCGGATCCGATCAGGGATGATATGGCGATGTGGATTGAGACTCCCGATGGATTACTGGTGGTGTGCGGATGCTGCCATTCCGGTCTGATTAACACGCTCGACTACATAAGAGATACGACCGGCGGAAAACCGGTTCTCGGTATTATCGGCGGACTTCATCTGAAAAGCGCGACGGAAGAGCGGTTGGCCGCGACGGTCGGGGCCCTTCGGGAATTTGCTCCGGCCTTTATGGTTCCGTGTCACTGTACCGGAGAGGCGGCGGTGAACTGTTTCAGGGATCATCTCGATGCAGAAATTATATCCGGTTTCGCCGGTTTTAACATGAGGTGGAGAAAGAACGATGAGTGA
- a CDS encoding CBS domain-containing protein — protein sequence MSRPVLNKAMSCAASTVPYRTGILRRMSAYISLMLRVRGTRLHLIISAIRNAAFLCCPPVGLQWPADGVCLCGFDSADVRFPGPHPVPGAGKTIVLMVNHSHYCTNSIKRTSMKNSLEKTTVKDIAHLINSTCLRAESDVSLEKLASALCASDRSKVYLENASGRLVGVIQAKQIAVKMLELSRNRSEEADLLPAISYVLNFFRGHDLAEHPVTVQTASPLKEVLDLMQLNHIREIAVVDSERRLVGTLEAKNILSHYLQAKAEAML from the coding sequence ATGTCCAGACCTGTATTGAACAAAGCGATGAGCTGTGCCGCATCGACGGTACCGTACCGGACCGGGATTCTCCGGAGGATGTCCGCGTATATTTCTTTGATGCTCCGTGTAAGAGGTACGCGTTTGCATTTGATCATTTCGGCTATACGAAATGCCGCTTTTTTATGCTGTCCGCCAGTGGGGCTCCAATGGCCGGCGGATGGCGTATGCCTCTGCGGATTTGATTCCGCTGATGTGAGATTCCCCGGACCTCATCCGGTTCCGGGGGCAGGAAAAACCATCGTACTGATGGTGAACCACTCTCATTACTGCACGAATTCAATCAAAAGGACTTCCATGAAGAACAGTCTTGAAAAAACCACCGTTAAAGATATTGCCCACCTCATTAACAGTACCTGTCTGCGTGCTGAAAGCGACGTTTCGCTTGAAAAGCTGGCTTCGGCACTCTGCGCATCCGACCGCAGCAAGGTGTATCTTGAAAATGCCTCCGGCCGTCTGGTCGGTGTCATACAGGCCAAGCAGATTGCGGTTAAAATGCTTGAACTCTCGCGAAACAGAAGCGAAGAAGCCGACCTGCTGCCCGCCATCAGTTATGTGCTGAATTTTTTCCGCGGCCACGATCTTGCGGAACATCCGGTCACTGTTCAGACCGCTTCTCCCCTGAAAGAGGTGCTCGACCTGATGCAGCTGAACCATATCCGTGAAATTGCCGTGGTGGACAGCGAGCGCCGTCTCGTGGGAACCCTTGAGGCGAAGAATATTCTTTCTCACTACCTGCAGGCCAAAGCTGAAGCAATGCTTTAG
- a CDS encoding CBS domain-containing protein: MNIMNYTRGEESWQPALRSAPRDAVFETMLNRLCSNGFYDVNATLTPEAVLKAVIARENRQTTALGDGIAFPHARLEHLHQALFAVATFEEPVMFEQAPVRIVCLILTPQVDPSVSLKIMAQLSRLLTDPPVRRAVLNAKSPTELRDIFLAHNPRIDKPILARDIMRPPRFSLKESDPVSVCSHLMSVNHQHAIPVVDKEQRILGEITVERLFKYGLPEFFGQLKSVSFIAEFDPFEKYFEDEQAASAADMMSPTVKTVPMDYTIMEIVFDLAIKSYPKLYVVDENNRWVGSIDKGLVLDTVINH, from the coding sequence ATGAATATCATGAATTATACCCGCGGTGAGGAATCGTGGCAGCCCGCTCTCCGGTCTGCTCCACGTGACGCCGTATTTGAAACGATGCTCAACCGCCTTTGCAGCAACGGATTTTATGACGTGAACGCAACGCTGACCCCGGAGGCGGTGCTGAAAGCGGTTATTGCCCGTGAGAACCGTCAGACCACGGCACTGGGAGACGGGATTGCTTTTCCGCATGCACGGCTGGAACATCTGCATCAGGCCCTGTTCGCAGTAGCCACGTTTGAAGAACCGGTCATGTTTGAGCAGGCCCCGGTTCGGATTGTCTGCCTGATTCTGACGCCGCAGGTCGATCCCTCGGTTTCGCTCAAAATCATGGCGCAGCTCTCGCGACTGCTCACGGACCCGCCGGTCCGGCGCGCGGTACTGAATGCAAAGAGCCCGACTGAACTGCGCGATATTTTTCTGGCGCACAATCCTCGGATCGACAAACCGATTCTGGCGCGTGACATCATGCGCCCTCCCCGGTTCAGCCTGAAAGAATCCGATCCGGTTTCCGTCTGTTCGCATCTGATGAGTGTGAATCACCAGCATGCGATTCCGGTTGTTGATAAAGAGCAGCGGATTCTCGGTGAAATTACGGTGGAACGCCTCTTTAAATACGGGTTGCCGGAATTTTTCGGCCAACTCAAAAGCGTCTCCTTTATTGCCGAATTTGATCCGTTCGAAAAATATTTTGAAGACGAACAGGCTGCATCTGCTGCAGATATGATGTCACCGACAGTGAAAACGGTGCCGATGGATTACACCATCATGGAAATCGTTTTCGACCTCGCGATCAAATCCTATCCCAAGCTTTACGTCGTGGATGAAAACAATCGCTGGGTCGGTAGTATTGATAAAGGCCTGGTGCTCGACACCGTCATCAACCACTGA
- a CDS encoding helix-turn-helix domain-containing protein, which yields MHEIMTIEEVAEYLRVSERTVYDWAQKGDLPGGKLGTTWRFKRSDVENWVNSRISQQMPAKKKGMTSSATLTAERILILEEGDKDTVLRNLVDLLAETPFVHNREELLKGIFAREELMSTGIGFGVGVPHVRIDSVSDLVMAVAVCKKPISGYSSLDNQPVQIVCMLAARSDQHAKYIRTLSGVSNRLKDAAVRKAIIESDDPAFIHSKLFGE from the coding sequence ATGCACGAAATTATGACGATTGAAGAAGTGGCTGAATATCTTCGCGTTTCTGAACGAACGGTCTATGACTGGGCTCAGAAGGGAGATCTGCCCGGCGGTAAGCTGGGGACCACCTGGCGCTTTAAGCGCAGCGATGTGGAAAACTGGGTGAATTCCCGGATCTCGCAGCAGATGCCGGCGAAGAAAAAAGGGATGACCAGCAGTGCAACGCTGACGGCGGAACGTATCCTGATTCTGGAAGAAGGGGATAAAGATACGGTGCTGCGGAATCTGGTCGATCTGCTGGCAGAGACGCCGTTTGTGCATAATCGTGAAGAACTGCTGAAAGGAATTTTTGCCCGTGAGGAGCTGATGAGTACCGGCATCGGTTTCGGGGTCGGGGTGCCGCATGTGCGCATCGATTCGGTATCCGATCTGGTGATGGCGGTGGCGGTTTGCAAAAAACCGATCAGCGGTTATTCCTCGCTCGATAATCAGCCGGTTCAGATTGTCTGCATGCTGGCGGCGCGTTCCGATCAGCATGCCAAATATATCCGGACGCTTTCGGGGGTCAGCAACCGGCTGAAGGATGCCGCCGTACGTAAGGCCATCATTGAATCCGACGATCCCGCATTTATTCATTCAAAGTTGTTTGGAGAGTAA
- a CDS encoding DUF134 domain-containing protein, with protein MPRPENIREIEHMPDLTWFKPAGVRMSEIGEVVLSFDEIEAIRLADHEGLYQEQVAERMNISRQTVGRILTSARGKVADALVNGKAIRMEGGAVVIRGKTCCRKGQRRRRRGVCEQPNAKEAQDAE; from the coding sequence ATTCGCGAAATTGAACATATGCCTGATCTGACCTGGTTTAAGCCGGCGGGGGTACGCATGAGCGAGATTGGCGAAGTTGTACTTTCTTTCGATGAGATTGAGGCGATCCGACTGGCGGATCATGAAGGATTGTATCAGGAACAGGTCGCAGAACGGATGAATATTTCCCGGCAGACAGTCGGGCGGATCCTTACATCGGCGCGGGGGAAAGTTGCTGATGCGTTAGTAAATGGAAAAGCGATCCGAATGGAAGGCGGGGCGGTTGTGATTCGCGGGAAAACCTGCTGCAGAAAAGGGCAACGACGCCGGCGGCGGGGTGTATGTGAACAACCAAACGCAAAGGAGGCACAAGATGCCGAATAG
- the sulP gene encoding sulfate permease, producing the protein MFRPKFFTLLKTSTRETVIADISAGITVGVIALPLAMAFAIASGLPPERGLFTAIVAGLLISLLGGSRVQIGGPTGAFVVIVAGIVAEFGYSGLVWCMLLAGLLLILFGLFRLGGLIRFIPFPVTTGFTSGIALVIFSTQIKDLFGLHIETVPAEFIPKWAVYFQAMDTCTPAAAALGIATVLIIYASRRWAPRTPAMLIAMLATTTVAALLHLDVETIGSRFGELPRTLPLPGMFAIPELSELRNLIVPAFTVALLAAIESLLSATVADGMIGGKHRPNTELIAQGVANIGSAFFGGIPATGAIARTAANVKSGARSPLAGIIHAVTLALILLLFAPLAKMVPLSTLAGILVVVAWNMSEKQNFLSILKGPRSDRLVLVLTFLLTVLIDLTVAVEVGIVLSALLFIRRMSEIANVSVITDAVSGDVDSAEDPRAFALREVPPGVEVYEVEGPFFFGMADTFWNALGNRRKNIPVLVLRIRHVPAIDATGLHNLRQLHAQCRKKKTELVFSGVAAQPHRTFKQSGFLDEVGAENFCSSIDAALERAQELIQKGKKHE; encoded by the coding sequence ATGTTCCGCCCAAAGTTCTTCACTCTTCTGAAAACCAGTACCCGGGAAACCGTTATCGCTGATATCTCCGCCGGGATTACCGTAGGGGTGATTGCCCTGCCGCTGGCGATGGCTTTCGCCATAGCCAGCGGACTGCCGCCGGAACGTGGACTTTTCACGGCCATCGTTGCCGGATTGTTGATTTCGCTGCTCGGCGGCAGCCGGGTGCAGATCGGCGGGCCGACAGGCGCATTTGTGGTGATTGTTGCCGGCATTGTGGCGGAATTCGGCTATAGCGGGCTCGTCTGGTGTATGCTGCTGGCCGGCCTGCTGCTGATTCTGTTCGGTCTGTTCCGGCTCGGCGGTCTGATCCGCTTCATCCCGTTTCCGGTCACCACCGGATTTACCAGCGGGATCGCACTGGTCATTTTTTCCACGCAGATCAAAGATCTGTTCGGACTGCATATCGAGACTGTTCCCGCAGAATTTATTCCGAAATGGGCGGTCTATTTCCAGGCCATGGACACCTGCACACCGGCGGCGGCCGCGCTGGGCATAGCCACGGTTTTAATCATTTATGCGTCGCGACGGTGGGCTCCCCGAACCCCTGCCATGCTAATCGCCATGCTGGCAACTACCACCGTTGCGGCGCTGTTGCACCTTGATGTTGAAACCATCGGGAGTCGTTTCGGCGAACTGCCGCGTACCCTGCCGCTGCCTGGCATGTTTGCTATTCCCGAATTATCCGAACTCCGGAACCTGATTGTCCCGGCTTTTACGGTTGCTCTGCTTGCGGCCATTGAGTCGCTGTTGTCGGCCACGGTCGCCGACGGCATGATCGGCGGAAAGCACCGCCCGAATACCGAGCTTATTGCGCAGGGTGTTGCCAACATCGGTTCGGCCTTTTTCGGCGGAATTCCGGCTACGGGCGCCATTGCCCGTACCGCCGCAAATGTGAAAAGCGGAGCCCGCTCCCCGCTGGCCGGAATTATCCATGCCGTCACGCTGGCCCTGATTCTTCTGCTGTTTGCGCCGCTGGCTAAAATGGTTCCGCTCTCCACGCTGGCGGGCATTCTTGTGGTGGTCGCCTGGAATATGAGTGAAAAGCAGAATTTTCTGTCCATTCTGAAAGGACCGCGCAGTGACCGGCTGGTGCTGGTGCTTACGTTTCTGCTGACCGTTCTGATCGATCTGACCGTGGCGGTGGAAGTCGGTATTGTGCTGTCGGCCCTGCTGTTTATCCGGCGGATGTCGGAAATCGCCAATGTCAGTGTGATCACCGATGCCGTCAGCGGCGATGTCGACTCTGCCGAAGATCCCCGGGCCTTTGCGCTGCGTGAGGTGCCGCCGGGGGTTGAGGTTTACGAGGTTGAAGGACCGTTTTTCTTCGGGATGGCTGATACATTCTGGAATGCACTGGGGAACCGCCGTAAAAATATTCCGGTGCTGGTTCTGCGGATACGGCACGTTCCGGCCATTGATGCCACCGGCCTGCATAATCTGCGGCAGCTGCATGCGCAATGCCGCAAAAAGAAAACCGAGCTGGTTTTTTCCGGCGTTGCTGCCCAGCCGCACAGAACCTTTAAACAGTCCGGGTTCCTCGACGAGGTCGGCGCTGAAAATTTCTGCTCCTCCATTGATGCCGCTCTTGAGCGTGCACAGGAGCTAATCCAGAAAGGAAAGAAACATGAATAA
- a CDS encoding (4Fe-4S)-binding protein, with translation MKELVIISGKGGTGKTSITASFAALAVHPVLADCDVDAADLHLILQPEIQTSENFVSGHLAEIRSGDCMQCGLCMAVCRFDAIKDFNVDVMACEGCGACVEFCPEQAIDFPEQECGVWHRSKTRHGSMVHARMHPGAENSGKLVSLLRSEIRKIAEKEKATVVLVDGSPGIGCPVIASITGADAVLVVTEPTLSGEHDLERVLQLITHFRIPAMICVNKWDINPKMTSRIEALAKSMKAVPVGRIPYDAAVTDAQVNARALVESSDGAAARAVREIWETIQKQLFAEECCHVTS, from the coding sequence ATGAAGGAATTAGTGATTATCAGTGGGAAAGGGGGCACGGGGAAAACCAGTATTACGGCCTCTTTCGCGGCCCTTGCGGTACATCCGGTGCTGGCGGACTGCGATGTTGATGCCGCCGATCTGCATCTGATTCTGCAACCCGAAATTCAGACATCGGAAAACTTTGTAAGCGGTCATCTGGCTGAAATACGGTCCGGAGACTGTATGCAATGCGGTCTATGTATGGCGGTCTGCCGTTTCGATGCGATTAAGGATTTTAATGTGGATGTGATGGCGTGCGAGGGCTGCGGCGCGTGTGTGGAGTTCTGTCCGGAACAAGCCATTGATTTTCCGGAACAGGAATGCGGAGTCTGGCATCGTTCAAAGACGCGGCACGGTTCCATGGTACATGCACGGATGCACCCCGGGGCCGAGAATTCCGGCAAGTTGGTAAGTCTGCTGCGTTCTGAAATCCGGAAAATAGCGGAAAAAGAAAAGGCCACGGTGGTGCTGGTTGACGGCTCTCCGGGCATCGGCTGTCCGGTGATTGCTTCCATTACCGGTGCGGATGCTGTACTGGTGGTTACCGAACCGACTCTTTCCGGAGAGCACGATCTTGAGCGGGTGCTTCAGTTGATTACCCACTTCCGGATTCCGGCAATGATTTGTGTGAACAAGTGGGATATTAACCCGAAAATGACTTCACGGATTGAGGCGCTGGCGAAATCGATGAAGGCGGTGCCGGTCGGTCGTATTCCATATGATGCGGCAGTGACTGATGCTCAGGTCAATGCCCGGGCACTGGTCGAGAGTTCCGATGGCGCTGCCGCCCGGGCAGTACGCGAAATCTGGGAAACCATTCAAAAACAGCTTTTCGCTGAGGAGTGTTGTCATGTCACCTCGTAA